Proteins from a genomic interval of Cucumis melo cultivar AY chromosome 7, USDA_Cmelo_AY_1.0, whole genome shotgun sequence:
- the LOC103494599 gene encoding peptidyl-prolyl cis-trans isomerase FKBP16-3, chloroplastic isoform X1 produces the protein MASSPSSTLLPLGSASGIHQGISSDKIRSLVVRCMNANISAKEWRMKEYAKEFNLTGRREMIGLICGMSSLVIDALDAKAAGLPPEDKPRLCDDACEKELENVPMVTTESGLQYKDIKVGGGPSPPIGFQVAANYVAMVPSGQIFDSSLEKNQLYIFRVGSGQVIKGLDEGILSMKVGGKRRLYIPGPLAFPKGLTSAPGRPRVAPNSPVVFDVSLEYIPGLEDEE, from the exons GTTCAGCTTCTGGAATACACCAAGGAATTTCCAGTGATAAAATACGATCTCTTGTCGTGCGCTGCATGAATGCCAATATCAGTGCGAAAGAATGGAGGATGAAAGAGTACGCTAAGGAATTCAATTTGACTGGAAGAAGAGAGATGATTGGTTTAATTTGTGGAATGTCAAGTCTCGTTATAGATGCTCTAGATGCCAAGGCAGCTGGTTTGCCTCCAGAGGACAAGCCAAGATTATGTGACGATGCCTGCGAGAAAGAACTTGAAAAT GTTCCTATGGTCACGACTGAGTCTGGTTTGCAGTACAAGGACATCAAAGTTGGTGGGGGTCCCAgtcctcctattggatttcag GTAGCTGCAAATTATGTTGCAATGGTTCCATCTGGACAAATCTTTGACAG TTCACTTGAGAAGAATCAGCTTTATATCTTTCGAGTTGGATCTGGTCAA GTAATCAAAGGTCTTGATGAAGGGATTTTAAGCATGAAAGTCGGAGGAAAGCGTCGACTTTACATTCCCGGACCT TTGGCATTCCCAAAAGGGCTCACATCAGCTCCAGGAAGGCCAAGGGTGGCTCCAAATAGCCCTGTGGTATTTGATGTCAGTCTTGAATACATACCTGGCCTTGAAGATGAGGAGTGA
- the LOC103494599 gene encoding peptidyl-prolyl cis-trans isomerase FKBP16-3, chloroplastic isoform X2 produces the protein MASSPSSTLLPLASGIHQGISSDKIRSLVVRCMNANISAKEWRMKEYAKEFNLTGRREMIGLICGMSSLVIDALDAKAAGLPPEDKPRLCDDACEKELENVPMVTTESGLQYKDIKVGGGPSPPIGFQVAANYVAMVPSGQIFDSSLEKNQLYIFRVGSGQVIKGLDEGILSMKVGGKRRLYIPGPLAFPKGLTSAPGRPRVAPNSPVVFDVSLEYIPGLEDEE, from the exons CTTCTGGAATACACCAAGGAATTTCCAGTGATAAAATACGATCTCTTGTCGTGCGCTGCATGAATGCCAATATCAGTGCGAAAGAATGGAGGATGAAAGAGTACGCTAAGGAATTCAATTTGACTGGAAGAAGAGAGATGATTGGTTTAATTTGTGGAATGTCAAGTCTCGTTATAGATGCTCTAGATGCCAAGGCAGCTGGTTTGCCTCCAGAGGACAAGCCAAGATTATGTGACGATGCCTGCGAGAAAGAACTTGAAAAT GTTCCTATGGTCACGACTGAGTCTGGTTTGCAGTACAAGGACATCAAAGTTGGTGGGGGTCCCAgtcctcctattggatttcag GTAGCTGCAAATTATGTTGCAATGGTTCCATCTGGACAAATCTTTGACAG TTCACTTGAGAAGAATCAGCTTTATATCTTTCGAGTTGGATCTGGTCAA GTAATCAAAGGTCTTGATGAAGGGATTTTAAGCATGAAAGTCGGAGGAAAGCGTCGACTTTACATTCCCGGACCT TTGGCATTCCCAAAAGGGCTCACATCAGCTCCAGGAAGGCCAAGGGTGGCTCCAAATAGCCCTGTGGTATTTGATGTCAGTCTTGAATACATACCTGGCCTTGAAGATGAGGAGTGA
- the LOC103494601 gene encoding uncharacterized protein LOC103494601: protein MGLSASKRVRNSLTNSPEFDSACNSTFSHCLALTQHAYNGVFPYQLCTAADHLHHLLTVVQPHPLITNWLPSPPTRLQVDSALRAVNRDDSDCEGETLGLIRFQRWAIELFAEAVVKNVGKKVMVRVPMGIAGIAGIGAVTRSGKDVVGAVVAVYALGVATSIYLSLSG from the coding sequence ATGGGACTATCAGCTTCAAAACGAGTCAGAAACTCACTTACCAACTCGCCCGAATTTGACTCAGCCTGCAATTCAACCTTCTCCCACTGCCTTGCCCTAACACAGCACGCATACAACGGCGTTTTCCCCTATCAACTCTGCACCGCCGCCGACCACCTTCACCACCTCCTCACCGTCGTCCAGCCGCATCCACTAATCACCAACTGGCTTCCCTCTCCCCCGACTCGTCTCCAAGTGGACTCAGCACTACGAGCCGTCAATCGCGATGACTCGGATTGTGAAGGCGAAACACTAGGACTGATCCGGTTTCAGCGTTGGGCGATTGAACTATTCGCAGAGGCTGTGGTGAAGAACGTGGGAAAGAAAGTGATGGTTCGAGTTCCGATGGGAATTGCCGGAATCGCCGGAATCGGCGCCGTGACTCGGTCTGGAAAGGATGTGGTTGGAGCTGTGGTTGCAGTGTACGCGCTCGGCGTTGCCACTTCGATATAtctcagcttatcgggatag
- the LOC103494600 gene encoding pentatricopeptide repeat-containing protein At1g62350-like, which yields MKSTLMGRLQLHFPQLGLRQNLTNRSLHCCTAAPPPNIICGLRKGLKKPLGRSRVPSNEAIQAVQSLKLAKCTSKMEDVINTKLSRLLKADLFDALTELQRQNELELSLQVFKFMQNEEWYEPDLRLYHGMIMMMGKNKMIEMAEEVFHKLRKDGLEPDTRAFNEMMGAYLQVDMIERAADTYRLMIASGCTPDKLTFKILIKNLEKFKEEFAIVVKKDCHEYLDNPQKFFNDEGQKLTTKG from the exons ATGAAATCTACTCTAATGGGTCGTCTTCAACTCCATTTTCCTCAATTGGGTCTTCGCCAAAACCTCACAAACCGAAGCCTCCATTGTTGTACGGCAGCTCCACCTCCAAATATCATTTGTGGCCTCAGAAAGGGTTTGAAGAAGCCCTTAGGGAGGTCAAGGGTGCCCTCCAATGAGGCAATTCAAGCAGTTCAATCTCTCAAGCTTGCTAAATGTACCTCCAAAATGGAAGACGTTATCAATACCAAGCTCAGCAGATTGCTTAAAGCAGACTTGTTTGATGCTCTGACTGAATTACAGAGGCAAAATGAATTGGAATTATCGCTTCAG GTCTTTAAATTTATGCAAAATGAAGAATGGTACGAGCCAGATTTAAGGTTATACCATGGAATGATTATGATGATGGGAAAGAACAAAATGATTGAAATGGCTGAAGAGGTCTTTCATAAGTTAAGAAAGGATGGGTTAGAACCAGACACAAGAGCTTTCAATGAAATGATGGGAGCATATCTGCAAGTGGACATGATCGAAAGAGCGGCTGATACATACAGATTGATGATAGCTTCAGGTTGTACTCCAGATAAACTGACTTTCAAGATCTTGATAAAGAATCTTGAGAAATTTAAGGAAGAATTTGCTATAGTGGTGAAGAAAGACTGTCATGAGTACTTGGATAATCCTCAGAAGTTTTTCAACGACGAAGGGCAGAAACTGACGACGAAAGGTTGA
- the LOC103494602 gene encoding uncharacterized protein LOC103494602, which produces MKSSGNNNSLDGEDPQQKQSTISSTLDSRFSQTLRNVQGLLKGRSIPGKVLLTRRSDVLSPSNVSDKSLNYSRSFSDIDTGTSNRIAQSEEEDVQIIKNNTILNKSKSSTSNTEDLTKEVEKPIMGARATDSARVMKFTKLLSGTTIILDKLRELAWSGIPPYMRPNIWRLLLGYAPPNSDRKEGVLRRKRLEYLDSVAQFYDIPDTERSDDEINMLRQIAVDCPRTVPDVAFFQQAQVQKSLERILYTWAIRHPASGYVQGINDLATPFLVVFLSEYLEGGVEKWSISDLSPDKITNIEADCYWCLSKLLDGMQDHYTFAQPGIQRLVFKLKELVRRIDEPVSRHMEEQGLEFLQFAFRWFNCLLIREIPFHLVTRLWDTYLAEGDSLPDFLVYIFASFLLTWSEQLQKLDFQELVMFLQHVPTQNWTHQELEMVLSRAYMWHSMFNNSPRHLVS; this is translated from the exons ATGAAGAGCAGTGGCAATAACAACAGTCTCGACGGTGAAGATCCACAACAAAAACAGAGCACAATCTCATCAACTCTCGATTCCAGATTCAGTCAGACCCTCAGAAATGTACAAGG GCTACTTAAAGGCCGTAGTATTCCTGGTAAAGTATTGCTAACTAGAAGATCAGATGTACTCAGCCCATCAAATGTATCAGataaatcattgaattattcaAGGAGCTTTTCGGATATCGATACTGGTACAAGCAATCGCATTGCCCAATCTGAGGAG GAAGATGTTCagattataaaaaataatacaatTCTTAATAAGTCAAAATCATCGACCTCTAACACTGAGGATCTTACTAAAGAAGTCGAAAAGCCAATAATGGGTGCTAGAGCAACAGATTCTGCAAGGGTCATGAAGTTCACAAAGCTGCTCTCAGGGACAACAATCATATTAG ACAAGTTGCGAGAGTTGGCTTGGAGTGGCATTCCACCTTATATGCGTCCAAATATATGGAGGCTTCTTTTG GGCTATGCACCACCTAATTCAGATAGAAAGGAGGGAGTTCTACGAAGAAAGAGGCTTGAGTATCTTGACAGCGTTGCACAGTTCTATGACATTCCTGATACTGAACGTTCTGATGATGAGATAAACATGCTTCGCCAG ATTGCCGTTGATTGTCCTAGAACTGTACCTGATGTTGCTTTCTTTCAACAAGCACAAGTTCAGAAATCTTTGGAGCGTATTCTCTATACTTG GGCTATTCGGCATCCTGCAAGTGGATACGTTCAGGGAATAAATGATCTTGCCACTCCATTTTTAGTTGTTTTCTTGTCCGAATACTTAGAAGGTGGGGTTGAGAAATGGTCGATCTCTGATCTATCTCCTGACAAGATCACAAACATTGAGGCAGATTGCTACTGGTGTCTATCTAAATTACTTGATGGTATGCAAGATCATTACACGTTTGCACAACCGGGAATTCAGAGACTTGTATTTAAGTTGAAGGAACTGGTTAGGAGGATTGATG AACCTGTTTCAAGACACATGGAGGAGCAGGGTCTGGAGTTTCTTCAATTTGCTTTTCGGTGGTTCAACTGTCTTTTGATTCGCGAG ATTCCTTTCCATCTTGTTACCCGGTTATGGGATACTTATCTTGCGGAAGGGGATTCATTGCCAGATTTCCTTGTCTACATATTTGCCAGTTTTCTTTTGACG TGGTCTGAACAGTTGCAGAAACTTGATTTTCAAGAATTGGTGATGTTTCTCCAGCATGTTCCAACTCAAAATTGGACTCATCAAGAGCTTGAGATGGTGCTTTCAAGAGCATACATGTGGCACAGTATGTTCAACAATTCTCCCAGACACCTTGTTAGTTGA
- the LOC103494604 gene encoding probable complex I intermediate-associated protein 30 isoform X1, with amino-acid sequence MSKLRALWRASVNTTKKALAWNVEDWIPPTEKYIFNFNSKQEVKKWHLYSDSEYGGLSSASLEISETGNELRGVFSGNLSLDISGNSKWNITRSGFCGMRSKKRFAPVDAGMHSYKNHKPFLVFDGYFDLDSYDSIAMKVKGDGRCYISTIYTENWVNSPGQEEDNSWQAFFLAPKGDWYIAKIPLDRYLPTWRGNVIDAELEMNPSRIVGMSLSVNAAGRFPGATSGPGDFQVEIDWIKALRTQ; translated from the exons ATGTCAAAATTGCGAGCACTCTGGAGAGCTTCTGTAAATACAACAAAAAAAG CTCTCGCTTGGAATGTTGAGGATTGGATACCACCTACTGAAAAATACATATTCAACTTCAATTCCAAGCAGGAAGTTAAGAAATGGCATTTATATTCAGATTCTGAATATGGAG GATTGTCATCAGCGTCATTGGAAATCAGTGAAACTGGAAATGAGCTTCGTG GAGTTTTCTCTGGAAATCTCTCCTTGGATATAAGTGGGAACTCAAAATGGAACATAACCCGGAGTGGGTTTTGTGGAATGCGCTCCAAAAAG AGATTTGCACCTGTAGATGCTGGCATGCACAGTTACAAGAATCATAAACCCTTCCTTGTG TTTGATGGCTATTTTGATTTGGATTCGTATGATTCAATTGCAATGAAAGTTAAAGGAGATGGACGATGCTATATATCAACT ATTTATACAGAGAATTGGGTGAACTCACCAGGACAGGAGGAAGATAATTCTTGGCAAGCATTTTTTCTAGCGCCTAAAGGTGATTGGTATATTGCCAAG ATTCCTCTCGATCGATATTTACCAACATGGAGAGGGAATGTAATAGATGCAGAGTTGGAAATGAATCCATCTCGTATTGTTGGAATGTCTTTATCGGTTAATGCGGCTGGTCGCTTTCCTGGTGCTACATCTGGGCCTGGTGACTTTCAAGTCGAAATCGATTGGATCAAAGCCTTGAGAACTCAGTGA
- the LOC103494604 gene encoding probable complex I intermediate-associated protein 30 isoform X2, which translates to MSKLRALWRASVNTTKKALAWNVEDWIPPTEKYIFNFNSKQEVKKWHLYSDSEYGGLSSASLEISETGNELRGVFSGNLSLDISGNSKWNITRSGFCGMRSKKFDGYFDLDSYDSIAMKVKGDGRCYISTIYTENWVNSPGQEEDNSWQAFFLAPKGDWYIAKIPLDRYLPTWRGNVIDAELEMNPSRIVGMSLSVNAAGRFPGATSGPGDFQVEIDWIKALRTQ; encoded by the exons ATGTCAAAATTGCGAGCACTCTGGAGAGCTTCTGTAAATACAACAAAAAAAG CTCTCGCTTGGAATGTTGAGGATTGGATACCACCTACTGAAAAATACATATTCAACTTCAATTCCAAGCAGGAAGTTAAGAAATGGCATTTATATTCAGATTCTGAATATGGAG GATTGTCATCAGCGTCATTGGAAATCAGTGAAACTGGAAATGAGCTTCGTG GAGTTTTCTCTGGAAATCTCTCCTTGGATATAAGTGGGAACTCAAAATGGAACATAACCCGGAGTGGGTTTTGTGGAATGCGCTCCAAAAAG TTTGATGGCTATTTTGATTTGGATTCGTATGATTCAATTGCAATGAAAGTTAAAGGAGATGGACGATGCTATATATCAACT ATTTATACAGAGAATTGGGTGAACTCACCAGGACAGGAGGAAGATAATTCTTGGCAAGCATTTTTTCTAGCGCCTAAAGGTGATTGGTATATTGCCAAG ATTCCTCTCGATCGATATTTACCAACATGGAGAGGGAATGTAATAGATGCAGAGTTGGAAATGAATCCATCTCGTATTGTTGGAATGTCTTTATCGGTTAATGCGGCTGGTCGCTTTCCTGGTGCTACATCTGGGCCTGGTGACTTTCAAGTCGAAATCGATTGGATCAAAGCCTTGAGAACTCAGTGA
- the LOC103494606 gene encoding GEM-like protein 5, whose translation MAGTSGDPKPTESHPSPAPPPSTEDESKKWGTHVMGPPAAPTEHPDNQKAAFWNAAAQQQIHHHPYVQYSPVDHRPSSNPLEPVVHAFNSWSNKAETFARNIWHNLRTGPSMSEAAWGKVNLTAKAITEGGFESLFKQTFVTEANEKLMKSFACYLSTATGPVAGTLYLSTVRVAFCSDRPLYFTAPSGQPSWSYYKVMIPLSHIATVNPVTMPGNPSARYLQITTVDGHEFWFMGFVNFEKATHNLLNAVSAHNSPPSAV comes from the exons ATGGCCGGAACATCCGGAGATCCTAAACCCACTGAATCTCATCCCTCTCCTGCACCGCCGCCGTCGACGGAGGACGAATCAAAGAAATGGGGAACACACGTCATGGGACCACCGGCAGCCCCCACCGAACATCCGGATAACCAGAAGGCAGCGTTCTGGAACGCCGCCGCTCAGCAGCAGATTCACCATCATCCGTACGTTCAGTACTCTCCAGTGGATCATCGGCCAAGTTCGAACCCGTTGGAGCCCGTGGTACACGCCTTCAATTCATGGAGCAACAAAGCAGAGACGTTCGCGCGTAACATTTGGCACAATC TGAGGACTGGGCCGTCGATGTCGGAAGCGGCTTGGGGGAAAGTGAATTTGACGGCGAAGGCTATAACGGAAGGGGGATTTGAGTCTTTGTTTAAGCAGACGTTCGTGACGGAGGCTAATGAGAAATTGATGAAAAGCTTTGCTTGCTATCTCTCCACCGCGACGGGTCCGGTGGCTGGAACTCTGTATTTGTCGACGGTGCGCGTGGCGTTTTGTAGCGATCGCCCACTTTACTTCACTGCTCCCTCAGGCCAACCGTCTTGGAGCTACTACAAG GTAATGATACCATTGTCGCATATAGCGACAGTGAATCCGGTGACAATGCCGGGGAACCCATCGGCGAGGTACCTTCAGATAACCACCGTGGACGGCCATGAATTTTGGTTTATGGGTTTCGTCAATTTCGAGAAGGCAACCCACAACCTCTTAAACGCCGTCTCCGCCCATAATTCTCCTCCCTCCGCTGTCTGA
- the LOC103494608 gene encoding putative pentatricopeptide repeat-containing protein At5g08490 produces MLPLDFNSWSSTIRNLCLNAKHQEVLSVFVHKFQCSSGFKPDNHIFAAVFKSCAALFAINVGKALQGYAVKQGEIACQSVYKGLLNLYAKYGAFDECWKLFEQLDHRDVVTWNIILSGYCRSQIHDTKAIRLFVKMHAEGEVKASAITIASILPVCSRVGKGVVGKSIHSFVMKSGLDRDTLVGNALISMYAKSGQPQYDAYAAFNSIIHKDVVTWNTIISALAEKNLMSDALQLFSLMLEEPIEPNYVTIACILPVCASFGNNVSCRFGKEIHGYIQRRTELIEDISVCNALMNLYLRVGKMEEAEILFSHLKQKDLVSWNTIISGYSLNDKWLDAVDHFCKLLCLGIDPDSVTLISVLPSCAYSQNMLMGKMIHGYILRHPILSEDSTVGNALVSFYTKCNDVKSAFHSFSLISSKDLISWNSVLNAFAEFGNTTQFLHLLHLMLRERFKPDHFTIFSIINFCITVLGGCKVKEVHCYSVRACLFEGDYGPTILNALLDAYSKCGFIDYALKIFESSSGKRNLVTCNSMISCYVNCKSPNDALTIFSGMSETDLTTWNLMIRVYAENNSPCDALSIFRRLQIEGMKPDAVSIMSLLPACNEIASFRLLKECHGYSFRSCFEDVYLDGALLDSYAKCGAVDCAYKLFQSSSQKDLVMFTSMISGYAIHGMGEEALKVFTNMLESGVKPDHVVVTSILSACSHTGLVDQGLNIFHSMEEVIHIKPTMEHYACVVDLLARGGRIKDAYSFVIGMPIQPDANIWGTLLGACKTHHEVELGLVVAEQLFETKADDIGNYVVMSNLYAADAKWDWVLEVRKLMKEKELKKPPGCSWIEVEGEKNFFLAGDSLHPQRNMIYNLLNTLHQQIKRTVDIT; encoded by the coding sequence ATGCTTCCACTGGATTTCAATTCTTGGAGTTCAACGATAAGAAATCTTTGTTTAAATGCAAAACACCAAGAAGTTTTGTCCGTTTTTGTTCATAAGTTCCAATGCTCATCGGGCTTTAAACCTGATAACCACATTTTTGCTGCTGTTTTCAAATCATGTGCTGCTCTTTTTGCTATCAACGTAGGAAAAGCACTTCAAGGTTATGCAGTGAAACAGGGGGAAATAGCATGCCAGTCTGTGTATAAGGGATTACTGAACTTGTATGCCAAATATGGTGCTTTCGATGAATGTTGGAAGTTATTTGAACAATTGGATCACCGTGATGTTGTTACCTGGAACATAATCTTATCTGGGTATTGTAGGTCTCAAATACATGATACTAAGGCCATAAGATTGTTTGTTAAGATGCACGCAGAGGGGGAAGTGAAGGCAAGTGCTATTACAATTGCTAGCATTCTTCCAGTATGTTCTCGTGTGGGGAAAGGTGTTGTTGGGAAAAGTATACATTCTTTTGTTATGAAATCCGGATTGGACAGGGATACACTTGTTGGAAATGCTCTCATATCGATGTATGCCAAATCTGGGCAGCCACAGTACGATGCATATGCTGCATTTAACAGCATTATTCACAAGGATGTTGTTACATGGAATACTATAATCTCGGCTTTAGCAGAAAAGAATTTAATGTCTGATGCATTACAATTGTTTAGTCTGATGCTGGAAGAACCTATAGAACCAAATTATGTAACAATTGCATGTATTTTACCTGTTTGTGCTTCCTTCGGTAATAATGTTTCCTGCAGGTTTGGAAAAGAGATCCATGGTTATATACAGCGTAGGACTGAATTGATAGAAGATATTTCTGTCTGCAATGCGTTGATGAACCTTTATTTGAGGGTTGGAAAGATGGAAGAAGCAGAGATTTTGTTCTCGCACCTGAAGCAGAAAGACTTGGTTTCATGGAATACTATAATTTCTGGATATTCATTGAATGACAAGTGGTTGGACGCTGTAGATCATTTCTGCAAGTTACTATGCTTAGGAATCGATCCAGATTCTGTAACTTTGATTAGCGTTTTACCTTCTTGTGCATACTCACAAAATATGCTAATGGGGAAAATGATCCATGGCTATATTCTTCGTCATCCTATCTTGAGTGAAGATTCAACAGTTGGAAATGCTTTAGTTAGCTTCTATACAAAATGTAATGATGTGAAATCAGCATTTCATTCATTTTCCTTGATTTCTAGTAAAGATTTGATATCTTGGAACTCAGTGCTTAATGCTTTTGCAGAGTTTGGGAACACCACTCAATTCCTGCATCTCCTTCACTTGATGCTGCGGGAAAGATTCAAACCTGATCATTTTACCATCTTCAGTATAATCAATTTTTGCATTACAGTTTTAGGAGGGTGTAAAGTTAAGGAGGTTCATTGCTATTCAGTTAGAGCTTGTTTATTTGAAGGTGATTATGGTCCTACTATACTCAATGCTCTTCTTGATGCATATTCAAAATGTGGTTTTATAGATTATGCGTTAAAGATTTTTGAAAGTTCATCAGGAAAAAGAAACTTGGTGACATGCAATTCAATGATTTCGTGCTATGTTAATTGTAAGTCACCCAATGATGCACTTACAATATTTTCTGGCATGTCTGAGACTGATCTTACCACCTGGAATCTAATGATACGGGTTTATGCTGAAAATAATAGTCCTTGTGATGCGCTCAGTATTTTCCGTAGGTTGCAAATTGAGGGTATGAAACCGGATGCAGTTAGTATTATGAGCCTCCTTCCAGCATGCAATGAAATAGCATCATTTCGCCTATTAAAAGAATGTCATGGATATTCATTTAGATCATGTTTTGAGGATGTATACTTGGACGGAGCTTTACTTGATTCATATGCAAAATGTGGAGCTGTGGATTGTGCTTATAAGCTTTTCCAATCAAGCTCTCAGAAGGATTTAGTTATGTTCACATCGATGATAAGCGGGTATGCCATACATGGGATGGGAGAGGAGGCACTCAAGGTTTTCACTAACATGCTCGAGTCCGGTGTTAAGCCAGATCATGTGGTCGTGACTTCCATTTTATCTGCTTGTAGTCATACTGGTCTTGTAGATCAAGGTTTGAACATATTTCATTCCATGGAAGAGGTTATTCATATCAAACCAACCATGGAACACTATGCTTGTGTGGTGGATCTCCTTGCACGAGGAGGCCGAATCAAAGATGCATATTCTTTTGTGATTGGGATGCCTATTCAGCCTGATGCTAATATATGGGGGACACTGTTAGGTGCCTGCAAGACGCACCATGAAGTGGAATTGGGCCTTGTTGTGGCAGAGCAACTGTTTGAAACTAAAGCTGATGATATAGGAAATTATGTAGTTATGTCTAACCTATATGCTGCAGATGCTAAATGGGATTGGGTTTTGGAGGTTAGAAAGCTGATGAAAGAGAAGGAATTGAAAAAGCCACCCGGTTGTAGTTGGATTGAAGTGGAAGGAGAGAAGAACTTTTTTTTAGCTGGAGACTCTTTGCATCCTCAAAGAAACATGATTTATAATCTGTTAAATACATTGCACCAGCAAATTAAAAGAACTGTTGATATAACTTGA